The genomic interval GATCGAGGACCTGGTCGCCGGCTTCCTCGCCGGCGACGGTCGACGCTGTCGCCGTCTCGGCGTCGTCGGCCGATCCGGCCTGGACCTGGTCCCATACCCCGTCGTCGTTCTCGTCGGCAGCCTCCCACTCGTCGGTCAGGTCCGCCGAGCAGTGCATACAGTAGGTCGCGGTCAGACCGATGGGCTCGCCACACTCGGGACAGCGGGGGTCCTCGGGCGTGCTCATCTCAGTTCCACCGCCGCCGGGGTCCGGGCTCGCTTTGCGGCATTGGTACGTCCGTTCACACGACTCTCGTGGAGGATGTTTACTCTATGGGGTCAGTTCACACGGTGGGGGCGGGACGCTCGAACGCGCTCGCTCAGTCCCAGAACGACTGGGTGCGGGCGTACTCCCGTTCCTGGCGCAGGATGTCCCGGTAGAACTCGTCCTCGTCTTCCCGCAGACGGTTGATGATACGCGCGGCGTTGTGCGGGCCGACCCCGCGGGCCGCGAGCGCGACGACGGCCCGCTTCCCGTGACTCTGGACGAGTGATGCCGACCGGTAGGCGCGTTCGGTCATCGTCTCCTGCTCGTCGTCCTTCTCGCTCGCTCTGACTGCCGTCAGCACTTCGTCGGCCCAGGGGTTCAGCGCCGCGATCCGGGTCGAACCGCACTGTGGACACTCCGGTTGCTCGCGGACCCGCTTGACCTGCTGTCTGCGGTCCCACTCCTTGCAGTGGAGACAGGCGAGGATCACTCGGTCCTCCTGGATGCGCTCTCTGACCGTCTGGATGACGCTGGCGTCGGCGTTCTCCGGTGAGAGCAGTTCCCGGCCGGCCGAGCGGCCGCCCAGGCCGATTGGTGTCCGCTCGCCGACCGTCTCCAGGGCCAGTTCGCCCGACTGGAGCGCCGCCAGCAGGTCCGCCGTCTCCGAAAGGGCCAGGTCTTCGTGGCGGACTTCCCGCAGGGCTTCCTCGTACATCGGTGTGTCCTCCAGGGCCGCGAGCAAGCGGTCGCGGCCGAACTCCGTCGAGCCTCGACCACGCCAGCGCTTGAGCGAGCCGAACTTCGTGGCGACCTGGGCGAGTTTGAACTTCAGCGCGTCGGCGTTCTTCAGGCTCAACTCGACGAGCGCGGTGAGGTGGTCGGGGTCGGTCTCCTCGAACACCTCGACCACGTCGCCGGCGGTGATCTGTCGTGGCACCTCCAGTTCGATCCGGTAGGGGTCTACCTCCATCGCGACCGACGAACCGGCCCGCTGACCCAGTAGCGCCGACAGCACCCGGCCCAGCGTCTCGTTGATCTTGTGGCCGAAACAGGCGTTGACGACGACTTCCCGGCCCTGGAACTCGACGAGGACGGTCCCGTCGTCGGGGATCGGAGCCTCGTGGCCGTCCAGTTGTTCGAGCCCGCTCGCGACGGTCTCGGCGTCGGCGTCGTAGCGGGTAGCGACGTGGTCGGCGACGCTGTCGACGGGGGCGCCGTCCTGTAACTGTCTCCCCGCGACGCGACGGAGTTCGCCGACCTCCTGGGCGACGGCTTTCGGGACGGGGATCTCCGAGCCGGTCCAGGAGGGGACTTCGCCGGCGGGGTCCTCGATCGGCGAGACGGTCACCGTCTCCTTCTCCTCGTCGATGTTCGTGATCCGCCACATCTCGCCGCGCTGGACGAACACCTCCCCGGGGGTCGCGAAGTTGACGACGAACCGCTCGTCCAGGGTCCCGACCTGCTGGCCCGAGGCCACGTCCTCCACGTCGTAGGTCGCCTCGTCGGGGATCATCGAGAGGTTCTGATAGAAGTACTGCCAGGTCCCGCGGCGCTTCTCTAGGGTGTCACGCTCCTCGTCCAGCCAGACGACGTTGTTCTCGGCCAGTTCCCGGACGACCGCCTTGAACTGCTGTTCGGCCAGATCACGGAACGGGTACGCCCGCGTCAGCACGCGGTAGGCCTCCATCGCGCGGATCTCGCCGGTGTCCATCACGAGGCCGGCGATCTGGTTGGCGACGGTGTCGAGGCTGCCGTCGTGGATCTCGGCGGGTTCCACGTCCCCGTTGCGGGCCTGTCTGGCGATAGCCAGGGCTTCGAGCGTGTCGTCGGCGTGGGTTGTCACCACGGTCCCCGCAGAGACCTGGTCGCGGCGGTGGCCGGCGCGGCCGACCCGCTGGACCAGCCGCGACACCTGTCGGGGGCTCCCGTACTGGACGACGTGGTCGACGTGACCCACGTCGATCCCCAGTTCCATCGAGGAGGTACACAGCAACGCGTCGAGTTCGCCCCGTTTGAACGCGTCCTCGACCTCGATGCGGGCCTCCTTCGAGAGGGAGCCGTGGTGGACGCCGAGGTTCGTCCCGAGTTCCTTGAACCGCGAACCCAGCGCCTCGGCCGTCTGTCGCGTGTTCACGAACACCAGCACGGACTCGTGGTCGGTGATCAGGTCGTCGATGAACCGGACGTGGCTGGCCGTCTCGGCGTCGGTGACCAGTTCGCTGGAGAGGCGTTCGTCGCGGTCGGTCACCGCGGGGTGGACCACGTCGATCGACAGCCGGCTCCCGATGTCAACCTCGATCACGCGACAGCCCCGACCCGCGGTCAGGAACCGACCGACCTCCTGTGGGTCACCGACGGTCGCCGAGAGCCCGATCCGCTGGAACGGCCCCGAGAGCTCCCGTAGCCGTTCCAAACCGACGGTCAACT from Haloarcula pelagica carries:
- a CDS encoding DEAD/DEAH box helicase; its protein translation is MSETGVAAFSALGDAVRSALSERGFSTPTEPQRKAIPPLADGRDGLVVAPTGTGKTETAMLPVLDSLVESGDRFGIGALYITPLRALNRDMRERLEWWGETLDLAVDVRHGDTTDYQRQKQANDPPDVLVTTPETLQAMLTGSKLRTALEDIDHVVVDEVHELAAAKRGAQLTVGLERLRELSGPFQRIGLSATVGDPQEVGRFLTAGRGCRVIEVDIGSRLSIDVVHPAVTDRDERLSSELVTDAETASHVRFIDDLITDHESVLVFVNTRQTAEALGSRFKELGTNLGVHHGSLSKEARIEVEDAFKRGELDALLCTSSMELGIDVGHVDHVVQYGSPRQVSRLVQRVGRAGHRRDQVSAGTVVTTHADDTLEALAIARQARNGDVEPAEIHDGSLDTVANQIAGLVMDTGEIRAMEAYRVLTRAYPFRDLAEQQFKAVVRELAENNVVWLDEERDTLEKRRGTWQYFYQNLSMIPDEATYDVEDVASGQQVGTLDERFVVNFATPGEVFVQRGEMWRITNIDEEKETVTVSPIEDPAGEVPSWTGSEIPVPKAVAQEVGELRRVAGRQLQDGAPVDSVADHVATRYDADAETVASGLEQLDGHEAPIPDDGTVLVEFQGREVVVNACFGHKINETLGRVLSALLGQRAGSSVAMEVDPYRIELEVPRQITAGDVVEVFEETDPDHLTALVELSLKNADALKFKLAQVATKFGSLKRWRGRGSTEFGRDRLLAALEDTPMYEEALREVRHEDLALSETADLLAALQSGELALETVGERTPIGLGGRSAGRELLSPENADASVIQTVRERIQEDRVILACLHCKEWDRRQQVKRVREQPECPQCGSTRIAALNPWADEVLTAVRASEKDDEQETMTERAYRSASLVQSHGKRAVVALAARGVGPHNAARIINRLREDEDEFYRDILRQEREYARTQSFWD